The genomic segment TCTCCACTGCCTCCCGGCACATCGAGGCGAGGAAGTGGACGCCCGCGTGATCGACGGACCCGCTTCCCGGGTATTCAGGGCAGCCGAAAACCGACTGCACGTCCAGAAAGCCATCCTCCTGGAGCTAATCTCTTGACCCAGACCCAACTCCGGACCCCGCTCCACAACCGCCACCTCGCGCTGAACGGCAAGATGGTGCCTTTCGCGGGTTTCGTCATGCCGGTCCAGTATCCGAGCGGCATCACCGCCGAACACCGGGCGGTGCGTACGGCCGCCGGCATTTTCGACGTCTCCCACATGGGCGAGTTCGAGATTCGGGGCGGCGACGCCCTGGAACTCATCCAGCGAGTAACCGTCAACGACGCCTCTCGCATCGCCGTGGGCCAGGCCCAGTACTCCGCCATGTGTACCGAGGCGGGCACGATCATCGACGACCTGCTGGTCTACCGCTTCCCCGATCGTTACATGCTCGTCGTGAACGCGTCCAACCGCGAGAAGAACCTCGCCTGGATCAGGTCGCACGCCCGCGGCGACGTGTCGGTGGAGGACTTCTCGGACCATGTGGCGCTTATCGCCTTGCAGGGACCAAGGGCTCGGTCCATCCTCGCCCCGCTGGCGAGCGTCGAAGTGGACGAAATCGGATATTACCGTTTCGCCGACGGTGCGGTGGCGGGCGCGGATGCGATCATCAGCGCGACGGGCTACACCGGCGAGGACGGATTCGAACTATATGTGGACGCCGCGGACGCTCCCGCTCTCTGGGACACGCTCCTCGAAGCCGGAGCGGAGGCCGGGCTCATACCCGCCGGCCTGGGAGCCCGGGACTCGCTTCGGCTGGAGGTGGGCTACGCGCTCTACGGCAACGACCTGGACGAAGAGCACACGGCCCTGGAAAGCGGACTCGGGTGGATAACCAAGTTCGACAAGGGCGCATTCGTAGGCAGGGACGCGCTGGTCGGGCAGAAGGCTGCCGGTGTCCGTCGCAAGCTGGTCGGGATCAAGCTCGAAGGCAGGGGTTTCCCCCGGCCGGGCTACGAGGTCGCGGCTCCTGATGCGGACGAAACGATCGGTGTCCTCACCAGCGGCACGGTCTCCCCCATTCTGGGCTACGGGATCGCGATGGGGTACGTTGCCGCGGACCATGCCAAGGTCGGCAGTCCCGTTCGGGTGAACCTCCGCGGGCGGTTCATCGACGCTACCGTGAAACGCCCTCCGTTCTATACAGAGGGCTCGATCAAGAGGTAACCATCATGCGCGTTGGCATCCTGACCGTCAGCGACGGATGCGCCGAAGGACGACGCACGGACCGCAGCGGCGCGTGGATCGAGGACTGGTGCGCAAGCCGCGGCTACTCCGTGACCGAAAGAGCCGTCGTGTCCGACGATCAGGGAAGGGTCGCGCGAACGCTCGTCTCGTGGTCCGACGCGGGGCAGGTCGATCTCATTCTCACCACCGGTGGCACCGGGCTTGCCAGACGTGACGTAACGCCGGAAGCGACCGGAGCGGTAATCGAACGCGAAGCGCCGGGGCTGGCGGAGGCCATGCGCAGCTACGGACTGCGGAAGACTCCGCTCGCGGCCCTTTCCCGCGGGCTGGCCGGGACCAGGGGCAGCGCTCTGATCGTAAACCTGCCGGGATCGCCCTCCGGCGTCCGTGACGGTATAGCCGCGCTGGAATCCGTTCTGGAGCACGCGGTCGCTCTGCTCGCCGATCCGCTCGCTCCTCACGAAATCGCCCCGTGAGCGGCCGTCGGGTACTGGTCTCCACCCACGACCTCGTTCGTGCCCGTTCGCTCAAGGACGCCTTCGCCGAGCTCGGCATTCGGGTCGAGATGGTAACTCCCGACGAGGAGCTCTCCCGCGAAGCCGACGCCGGGCTTCTCGTGGTCACCGGTGGAGCTCTGCCGGGTCGTCTCGGCGAGCAGGCTCATCTCGAGCTCTCGGTGCCGGTATTCGCTGTCGCCTCCGGTAGGAAGGGCACGCCAGGTCGTTCGGCCGACGCGGGACGGTCGTCCGGCCCATGGGACCGGACCGACGGCGACCGCGTCGACGAGTCCTTTACGGCCGATGCCGCCGACGCCGACATCGCGCACATCGGCGTTCGACGCATGAAGATGCTCAGATTGCAGGAGGAGACCGGGATCATCGGCAGTACCGAAGCCATGCGCGAGGCGCTCGAGCAGGTGGTGCACTTCGGACCTGTCGAGGCG from the Gemmatimonadota bacterium genome contains:
- a CDS encoding ornithine carbamoyltransferase (catalyzes the formation of L-citrulline from carbamoyl phosphate and L-ornithine in arginine biosynthesis and degradation), which produces LHCLPAHRGEEVDARVIDGPASRVFRAAENRLHVQKAILLELIS
- the gcvT gene encoding glycine cleavage system aminomethyltransferase GcvT, giving the protein MTQTQLRTPLHNRHLALNGKMVPFAGFVMPVQYPSGITAEHRAVRTAAGIFDVSHMGEFEIRGGDALELIQRVTVNDASRIAVGQAQYSAMCTEAGTIIDDLLVYRFPDRYMLVVNASNREKNLAWIRSHARGDVSVEDFSDHVALIALQGPRARSILAPLASVEVDEIGYYRFADGAVAGADAIISATGYTGEDGFELYVDAADAPALWDTLLEAGAEAGLIPAGLGARDSLRLEVGYALYGNDLDEEHTALESGLGWITKFDKGAFVGRDALVGQKAAGVRRKLVGIKLEGRGFPRPGYEVAAPDADETIGVLTSGTVSPILGYGIAMGYVAADHAKVGSPVRVNLRGRFIDATVKRPPFYTEGSIKR
- a CDS encoding MogA/MoaB family molybdenum cofactor biosynthesis protein; the protein is MRVGILTVSDGCAEGRRTDRSGAWIEDWCASRGYSVTERAVVSDDQGRVARTLVSWSDAGQVDLILTTGGTGLARRDVTPEATGAVIEREAPGLAEAMRSYGLRKTPLAALSRGLAGTRGSALIVNLPGSPSGVRDGIAALESVLEHAVALLADPLAPHEIAP